In Nevskiales bacterium, one genomic interval encodes:
- the ybgC gene encoding tol-pal system-associated acyl-CoA thioesterase: protein MKEFVWPLRVYYEDTDSGGVVYYANYLKFLERARTEWLRARGLQQDVLARELGVLFMVRSVELDYRRPARLDDWLEVRSRVAEVRPASLGFVQAVWRPGGPGELLCSGRVRVACVDAATLRPRSIPELVLTEIVSGQ from the coding sequence GTGAAAGAGTTCGTCTGGCCGCTGCGGGTGTACTACGAAGATACCGACAGCGGTGGCGTGGTGTATTACGCCAATTATTTAAAATTCCTGGAGCGGGCGCGCACCGAGTGGCTGCGCGCCCGAGGTTTGCAGCAGGACGTCCTGGCCCGTGAGCTGGGCGTGCTGTTCATGGTGCGTTCCGTGGAACTGGATTACCGGCGCCCGGCCCGGCTCGACGACTGGCTGGAGGTCAGGAGCCGGGTGGCGGAGGTGCGCCCCGCCAGCCTGGGCTTTGTTCAGGCGGTGTGGCGGCCTGGCGGCCCTGGCGAGCTGCTCTGCAGCGGACGGGTCAGGGTAGCCTGCGTCGATGCCGCGACCCTGCGGCCCAGATCCATTCCCGAGCTTGTGTTGACG
- the ruvB gene encoding Holliday junction branch migration DNA helicase RuvB has translation MIESDRLISPRQTTEDAALDRAIRPKRLADYTGQQALREQLEIFIGAARARSEALDHVLLFGPPGLGKTTLAHIIAAEMGVSLRQTSGPVLERPGDLAALLTNLEPRDVLFVDEIHRLSPMVEEVLYPAMEDYQLDIMIGEGPAARSIKLDLPPFTLVGATTRAGLLTSPLRDRFGIVHRLEFYTTEELTQIVGRSARLLGVEIEAEGAREIGRRSRGTPRIANRLLRRVRDYAQVRADGVITREVARQALAMLKVDDCGFDEMDRRLLRLLIDKFDGGPVGLDTLAAALGEERGTIEDVLEPFLIQQGFIMRTPRGRVATGEAYRHFGLGGGAASGDLFADA, from the coding sequence ATGATCGAATCCGACCGCCTGATCTCGCCGCGCCAGACCACCGAGGATGCCGCCCTCGACCGCGCCATCCGCCCCAAGCGCCTGGCCGACTACACCGGGCAGCAGGCGCTGCGCGAGCAGCTCGAGATCTTCATCGGCGCCGCCCGCGCCCGCAGCGAGGCCCTGGACCACGTGCTGCTGTTCGGCCCGCCGGGGCTGGGCAAGACCACCCTGGCCCACATCATCGCCGCCGAGATGGGGGTGAGCCTGCGCCAAACCTCGGGACCGGTGCTGGAGCGGCCAGGCGACCTGGCTGCGCTGCTCACCAACCTGGAGCCGCGCGACGTGCTGTTCGTCGACGAGATCCACCGCCTCAGCCCGATGGTGGAGGAGGTGCTGTACCCGGCCATGGAGGACTACCAGCTCGACATCATGATCGGCGAGGGGCCGGCGGCACGCTCCATCAAGCTCGATCTGCCGCCCTTCACCCTGGTCGGGGCGACCACCCGGGCCGGTCTGCTGACCTCGCCGCTCAGGGACCGCTTCGGCATCGTCCACCGCCTGGAGTTCTACACCACCGAGGAGCTGACCCAGATCGTCGGCCGCTCGGCCCGCTTGCTGGGGGTGGAAATCGAGGCCGAGGGTGCGCGCGAAATCGGCCGCCGCTCGCGCGGCACGCCCAGAATCGCCAACCGCCTGCTGCGACGCGTGCGCGACTATGCCCAGGTCAGAGCCGACGGCGTCATCACCCGCGAGGTGGCGCGCCAGGCGCTTGCCATGCTCAAGGTCGACGACTGCGGCTTCGATGAGATGGACCGGCGGCTGCTGCGGTTGCTCATCGACAAGTTCGACGGCGGCCCGGTGGGGCTGGATACCCTGGCAGCAGCGCTCGGTGAGGAGCGCGGCACCATCGAGGATGTGCTGGAGCCGTTCCTGATCCAGCAGGGCTTCATCATGCGCACGCCGCGCGGCCGCGTGGCCACCGGCGAGGCCTATCGCCACTTCGGCCTGGGCGGCGGCGCGGCCAGTGGCGATTTGTTCGCCGATGCCTGA
- the ruvA gene encoding Holliday junction branch migration protein RuvA, translating into MIGRLRGRLAAKQPPYLLIDVGGVAYEVEAPLSTFYGLPEVGAEVTLHTHLAVREDAHSLYGFSSLAERALFRSLIRVSGIGAKLALLILSGMNVDAFTRCVQEGDSGALTRLPGIGKKTAERLIVEMRDRIGALELGPEFVPSGERPAAVAAPASATEDAVAALVALGYKPPDASRMVRAVDSDGLPSEEIIRRALQAVVRSK; encoded by the coding sequence ATGATCGGCCGGCTGCGCGGCAGGCTTGCCGCCAAACAGCCGCCCTATCTGCTCATCGATGTGGGCGGCGTGGCCTACGAGGTGGAAGCGCCGCTGTCGACCTTCTACGGCCTGCCCGAGGTGGGCGCCGAGGTCACCCTGCACACCCACCTCGCCGTGCGCGAGGACGCCCATTCCCTGTACGGCTTCAGCAGCCTGGCCGAGCGTGCCCTGTTCCGCAGCCTGATCCGCGTTTCCGGTATCGGCGCCAAGCTGGCCCTGCTGATCCTGTCGGGGATGAATGTCGATGCCTTCACCCGCTGCGTGCAAGAGGGCGATAGCGGCGCGCTCACCCGGCTGCCCGGCATCGGCAAGAAGACCGCCGAGCGCCTGATTGTGGAGATGCGTGACCGCATCGGCGCGCTGGAGCTGGGGCCGGAGTTCGTGCCATCCGGCGAGCGCCCGGCGGCGGTTGCAGCGCCGGCCAGCGCCACCGAGGATGCCGTCGCCGCTTTGGTGGCGCTGGGCTACAAGCCGCCCGACGCCAGCCGCATGGTGCGCGCCGTAGACAGCGACGGCCTGCCCAGCGAGGAGATCATCCGCCGCGCGCTGCAGGCCGTGGTGCGCAGCAAATGA
- the ruvC gene encoding crossover junction endodeoxyribonuclease RuvC encodes MTRILGIDPGSRVTGYGIVDLLGGECRYVDSGCIRAPEGRPLGERLKAIFEGVDMLVATYRPAALAVEQVFLYRNADSALKLGQARGVAICAAALAGLAVAEYMPSVVKQAVVGSGRASKEQVQHMVSALLKLPGRPQADAADALAVALCHGHTLRTQSRLGAGGRR; translated from the coding sequence TTGACCCGCATCCTCGGCATCGACCCGGGCTCGCGTGTGACCGGCTACGGCATCGTCGATCTGCTCGGCGGCGAGTGCCGCTACGTCGACAGCGGCTGCATCCGCGCCCCCGAAGGGCGGCCTCTGGGCGAGCGCCTCAAAGCCATCTTCGAGGGCGTGGACATGCTGGTGGCCACCTACCGCCCCGCCGCCCTGGCGGTGGAGCAGGTCTTCCTCTATCGCAACGCCGACTCCGCCCTCAAACTCGGTCAGGCGCGCGGCGTGGCCATCTGCGCCGCGGCCCTGGCCGGGTTGGCGGTGGCCGAATACATGCCGAGCGTGGTCAAGCAGGCCGTGGTGGGTAGCGGCCGCGCCAGCAAGGAACAGGTCCAGCACATGGTGAGCGCATTGCTGAAACTCCCCGGCCGGCCCCAGGCCGATGCCGCCGACGCCCTGGCCGTCGCCCTGTGCCACGGCCACACCCTGCGCACCCAGAGCCGCCTCGGCGCCGGGGGGCGGCGATGA
- a CDS encoding YebC/PmpR family DNA-binding transcriptional regulator produces the protein MAGHSKWANIQHRKNAQDAKRAKIFTRLIREITVAARMGGGSDPAANPRLRLAMDKALAANMSKDTIERAIKRGAGELEDVNYEEVRYEGYGPGGVAVMVDCMTDNRNRTVGEVRHAFSKCGGNLGTSGSVAFQFSETGVISYPAGSDEDRIMEVALEAGADDVVSNDDGSIDVLTGPDAFQAVKAAMEAAGLAPEAAEVTMRASNTVKLGLEDAQKMVKLLDMLEDLDDTQNVYSNADIPQDILEKL, from the coding sequence GGACACAGCAAATGGGCCAACATCCAGCACCGCAAGAACGCCCAGGACGCCAAGCGCGCCAAGATCTTTACCCGTCTGATCCGCGAGATCACCGTCGCCGCCCGCATGGGCGGGGGCTCGGATCCGGCCGCCAACCCGCGCCTGCGGCTGGCCATGGACAAGGCGCTCGCCGCCAACATGTCCAAGGACACCATCGAGCGCGCCATCAAGCGCGGCGCCGGTGAACTGGAGGACGTCAACTACGAGGAGGTGCGCTACGAGGGCTACGGTCCCGGCGGCGTGGCGGTGATGGTCGACTGCATGACCGACAACCGCAATCGCACCGTAGGCGAGGTGCGCCATGCCTTCAGCAAATGCGGCGGCAACCTCGGCACCAGCGGCTCGGTGGCCTTCCAGTTCAGCGAGACCGGGGTGATCAGCTACCCGGCCGGCAGCGACGAGGATCGCATCATGGAGGTGGCGCTGGAGGCCGGTGCCGACGACGTGGTCAGCAACGACGACGGTTCCATCGACGTGCTCACCGGTCCCGACGCCTTCCAGGCGGTGAAGGCGGCAATGGAGGCCGCGGGGCTCGCCCCCGAAGCGGCCGAAGTGACCATGCGCGCCAGCAACACCGTCAAGCTGGGCCTGGAGGATGCACAGAAAATGGTCAAGCTGCTGGATATGCTGGAGGACCTGGACGATACCCAGAACGTCTATTCCAACGCTGACATTCCCCAGGACATCCTGGAGAAGCTCTGA